In Gigantopelta aegis isolate Gae_Host chromosome 6, Gae_host_genome, whole genome shotgun sequence, the following are encoded in one genomic region:
- the LOC121375974 gene encoding manganese-dependent ADP-ribose/CDP-alcohol diphosphatase-like → MSCGDPVLTFGIIADVQYADEDNGRNFLKTRTRYYRNSLNILHNAVNHWRQVKPRVDFILQLGDHIDGICKRKGSDVGLRTALGPLISFGKPVYHVIGNHELYNFSREQFIGTELFSAGREECDSPAVGCLYYSFQPHPAVRVVALDCYDVSLIGNPKDSDKYREAMEIIREKNTNEDLASPLGLPEENMRFVTWNGGLSSRQLSWLQTEVQEAEKLRQNVIVFGHLPLFQPTSDCVNLCWNAEDVVDVLHQHSCVVCYLCGHNHDGGDAVDGEGILHVTMPGVVERGPGEDAFATASLHRERLDIAGQGAAGSFSVNLRYPIS, encoded by the exons ATGAGTTGTGGAGACCCTGTCCTGACGTTTGGCATCATAGCAGACGTTCAGTACGCCGACGAAGACAACGGCAGGAACTTCCTCAAGACGAGAACTCGCTACTACAGAAACTCTCTGAACATCCTCCACAACGCCGTCAACCACTGGCGTCAGGTGAAGCCAAGAGTGGACTTCATCCTTCAACTCGGAGACCACATTGACGGCATCTGCAAACGCAAGGGCAGTGACGTAGGCCTCCGGACTGCCCTCGGTCCGCTCATCAGCTTCGGGAAGCCAGTCTATCATGTGATAGGAAACCACGAACTCTACAACTTCTCGCGGGAACAGTTTATTGGCACCGAGCTGTTCAGTGCTGGAAGGGAGGAATGCGACTCGCCAGCAGTAGGTTGCCTGTATTACTCTTTCCAGCCTCACCCAGCCGTAAGAGTCGTGGCGCTAGACTGCTACGATGTCAGTCTTATAGGCAATCCCAAAGACAGCGATAAGTACAGAGAGGCGATGGAGATAATTCGAGAAAAAAATACCAACGAGGATCTGGCTTCTCCGCTTGGACTTCCAGAGGAAAATATGCGCTTTGTGACGTGGAATGGAGGATTGTCGTCCAGACAGTTGAGCTGGCTGCAGACTGAAGTACAAGAAGCCGAAAAGCTACGTCAGAATGTTATAGTCTTTG GTCATCTTCCTCTATTCCAACCAACGTCCGACTGCGTGAATCTCTGCTGGAACGCGGAAGACGTGGTCGACGTTCTCCACCAGCACAGCTGTGTCGTCTGCTATCTATGTGGTCACAACCACGACGGCGGGGACGCCGTGGATGGCGAGGGTATACTGCATGTGACGATGCCAGGCGTCGTTGAGAGAGGTCCCGGGGAGGACGCTTTCGCCACCGCTAGTCTACATCGTGAAAGGCTGGACATAGCGGGGCAAGGAGCAGCGGGGTCGTTCAGCGTCAACTTGCGTTATCCCATATCATAA
- the LOC121374716 gene encoding protein flp-like has protein sequence MGSTTVSFIFLTLTYTCITHPIAADEFARKLEKYIENLVNCKNLTGLAVTVVKWNETIYQGGFGYQTLEEKQPVTEKTLFNVGGNTKAFTSTLAADAVGRGKLQWDEPLQTVLGKDFQLQDEFRTSEATIRDLLAHKLGMPSYWGVTTAVMNLTREEIVKRFRYFPVKYGFRERFHYSNYPFVLAAATIEKATGERWEEAMYNRIYKPLGMTGARIAATMTDDDWSKTAWSYTWINNTYVKNPEKTNIRTIVEIDPAAGVFINAEDMAKWIKFHLNGGNDEKGTQLVDSAALQETYKPMMPSLSGRRLYKPKYPVDNFNPTYAMGWRNGLYRGRPTMFHAGSYSSYASRVTFFPSDGIGVWSAVSTDSSLFSQFDVNRFVSWFATDLLLGKTPWLNKTTSCDPLLICYSHANITA, from the exons ATGGGTTCTACAACTGtaagttttatatttttaacgttgacatatacatgtataacacacCCCATCGCAGCCGACGAATTTGCAAGGAAACTCGAGAAATACATAGAGAACTTGGTGAATTGTAAAAACCTGACAGGCTTGGCAGTAACCGTGGTGAAATGGAATGAAACCATTTACCAGGGTGGATTTGGTTACCAGACTCTGGAAGAGAAACAGCCTGTAACGGAAAAAACGCTTTTTAACGTCGGTGGCAACACCAAAGCCTTCACGTCGACGTTGGCAGCTGACGCCGTTGGCCGCGGCAAACTGCAGTGGGACGAGCCTCTTCAGACGGTTCTGGGGAAGGACTTCCAGCTGCAGGATGAGTTCCGGACATCAGAGGCCACCATCAGAGATCTGCTGGCGCATAAACTCGGAATGCCGTCCTATTGGGGTGTCACGACTGCTGTAATGAACCTCACCAGAGAAGAAATTGTCAA ACGATTTCGGTATTTCCCAGTGAAGTATGGTTTTCGAGAACGGTTTCACTACTCCAACTATCCGTTTGTGTTGGCCGCGGCCACCATCGAGAAGGCGACGGGAGAGCGGTGGGAGGAGGCGATGTACAACAGAATATACAAACCTCTGG GAATGACGGGAGCTCGGATTGCCGCCACTATGACGGACGATGATTGGTCGAAAACAGCCTGGTCCTATACGTGGATTAACAACACGTACGTGAAGAACCCTGAGAAAACTAATATTAG AACAATAGTCGAAATCGACCCAGCTGCGGGCGTATTCATCAATGCCGAAGATATGGCCAAGTGGATAAAATTCCATCTAAATGGAGGAAAC GACGAGAAGGGGACACAACTCGTTGACAGTGCCGCTCTTCAAGaaacttacaaaccaatgatgCCAAGTCTGAGTGGCCGGAGACTATACAAACCCAAATATCCCGTGGACAACTTCAACCCCACTTACGCCATGGGATGGAGGAATGGGCTATACAGAG GAAGACCAACCATGTTCCACGCCGGTTCTTACAGCAGTTACGCGTCCCGGGTCACTTTCTTCCCCAGTGATGGAATCGGGGTTTGGTCCGCCGTCAGCACGGACAGTTCCCTCTTCAGTCAGTTTGACGTCAACAGATTCGTCAGCTGGTTCGCCACCGATCTGCTCCTGG GTAAGACACCCTGGCTCAATAAAACGACCTCTTGTGACCCCTTGTTGATCTGTTACTCCCACGCCAACATCACAGCCTGA